One window of Amaranthus tricolor cultivar Red isolate AtriRed21 chromosome 13, ASM2621246v1, whole genome shotgun sequence genomic DNA carries:
- the LOC130798073 gene encoding U-box domain-containing protein 4-like produces the protein METENGSTASGFSYLGINFGDLTINDNSSSAFSDCNSDRSGEFASASSESRRKLLLSCTGDDFSDEFIQQLVYSLNSSSIEEQKQAAMEIRLLAKNKPENRLKIAQAGAIKPLVSLILSSDLQLQEYGVTAILNLSLCDENKDHITSSGAIKPLVRALRIGTSTAKENAACALLRLSQIDENKSLIGRSGAIPALVHLLENGGLRAKKDASTALYSLCSVKENKRRAIEAGIMKPLIELMADFGANMVDKSAYVLNLLMVLPEAKVALVEEGGIPVLVEIVEVGTHRQKEIAAAILLQLCEDSGVYRTMVAREGAIPPLVALSQSGTSRARKKAETLIELLRQPRSGNAAARDI, from the exons ATGGAAACAGAAAATGGTTCGACGGCATCGGGTTTTAGTTATCTCGGCATAAATTTCGGCGACCTTACGATTAACGATAATTCTTCCTCCGCCTTCAGTGATTGTAATAGTGACAGGTCCGGTGAATTCGCTTCTGCATCATCGGAAAGTCGCCGGAAACTATTGCTTTCTTGCACCGGCGATGATTTTTCTGATGAATTTATTCAACAATTAGTATACAGCTTAAACTCTTCTTCAATTGAAGAACAAAAACAAGCCGCCATGGAAATTCGTCTATTAGCTAAAAATAAACCGGAAAATCGGCTAAAAATCGCTCAAGCCGGTGCAATTAAACCGCTTGTTTCTCTTATTCTGTCATCAGATCTTCAGCTTCAAGAATACGGTGTGACAGCGATTCTGAATCTTTCGCTGTGCGATGAAAACAAAGATCATATTACTTCATCCGGCGCAATCAAGCCGTTGGTTCGAGCGTTACGAATCGGAACATCGACGGCGAAGGAAAACGCAGCGTGTGCGCTTCTGAGATTATCACAAATCGATGAGAATAAATCATTAATCGGACGATCAGGAGCAATTCCCGCATTAGTACATCTGTTAGAAAACGGAGGCTTAAGAGCGAAGAAGGATGCATCAACTGCACTGTATTCATTGTGTTCTGTTAAAGAGAATAAAAGGAGAGCAATTGAAGCAGGTATTATGAAACCTTTGATTGAATTAATGGCGGATTTTGGGGCGAATATGGTGGATAAATCGGCGTATGTATTGAATTTATTGATGGTGTTGCCGGAAGCGAAGGTGGCGTTGGTAGAAGAAGGGGGAATTCCGGTGTTGGTGGAAATAGTTGAGGTTGGGACACACCGTCAGAAGGAGATTGCGGCGGCGATATTGTTGCAATTGTGTGAAGATAGTGGTGTTTATAGGACGATGGTGGCGCGTGAAGGGGCAATTCCGCCGTTGGTTGCTTTGTCTCAGTCGGGTACTAGTCGGGCCAGGAAGAAG GCAGAGACATTGATTGAACTTCTACGGCAACCAAGATCCGGCAACGCCGCTGCCAGAGACATTTGA
- the LOC130798075 gene encoding probable strigolactone esterase DAD2, whose protein sequence is MGHNLLQALNVRVEGMGENYLVLANGFGTDQSAWQRILPYFTPYYRVILYDLACAGSVNPDFFDFRRYTTLDAYVDDLLDILDTLGVTSCAYVGHSISAMIGLLASIRRRHLFSKLILIGASPRFLNDDDYHGGFEEAEIETVFSAMEANYAAWVNGFAPLAVGADVPTAVREFSRTLFNMRPDISLFVCRTVFKCDFRGVLGLVKVPCYIIQTAKDMSVPASVATYMKNHLGGKSTVIMLNTEGHLPHLSAPALLAQALRRALAQ, encoded by the exons atggGACATAATCTCTTACAAGCATTGAATGTAAGAGTAGAAGGAATGGGTGAAAATTATTTGGTGTTAGCGAATGGTTTTGGAACAGACCAATCGGCATGGCAAAGAATCTTGCCTTATTTTACGCCATATTATCGAGTGATTCTCTACGATTTAGCCTGCGCAGGAAGCGTGAATCCTGACTTCTTCGATTTCCGTCGATATACGACGCTTGACGCTTATGTTGACGATCTGCTTGACATTCTTGACACTCTTGGCGTTACTTCCTGCGCTTATGTCGGCCATTCTATCTCCGCTATGATTGGTCTTCTCGCTTCTATTCGTCGCCGCCATCTCTTTTCTAAGCTCATCCTTATTGGCGCTTCACCTAG GTTTTTGAACGATGATGATTATCATGGAGGATTCGAAGAAGCAGAGATAGAAACAGTATTTTCAGCAATGGAGGCAAATTATGCAGCATGGGTGAATGGGTTTGCTCCATTAGCAGTAGGAGCAGACGTACCGACTGCAGTGCGTGAATTCAGTCGCACACTGTTTAATATGCGGCCTGATATTTCTCTTTTTGTTTGTAGGACCGTTTTTAAGTGTGATTTTAGAGGTGTGCTTGGACTTGTTAAAGTTCCTTGTTACATTATCCAAACAGCTAAAGATATGTCAGTTCCTGCATCTGTTGCTACGTACATGAAAAATCACCTTGGGGGTAAAAGTACTGTTATTATGCTCAATACTGAAGGCCATTTGCCCCACCTTAGTGCTCCTGCGCTCTTGGCTCAAGCCCTTCGACGAGCACTCGCGCAATAA
- the LOC130798076 gene encoding WD repeat-containing protein ATCSA-1, translated as MSWREITSREMGQLRPSSLSRRFRSRRISSLHLSNFKEFVSPHRGAVNSLQVDLTEGRYLLSAASDASAAVFDVQCASLYEAGGLLARHKCLFSVDKQHQQGHKYAISSATWYPIDTGLFVTGSYDHHVNVWDTNTTQVVMNFKMPGKVYKTGMCPIATSHMLIAVGSEDVQVRLCDIASGAFAHTLSGHRDGVMTVEWSTSSEWILMTGGCDGAIRYWDIRRAGCFRVLDQSKSQLGRRPPLLERSLLEKATSSKAAELHSSVRNRGQQKKVSLGNGTKLSAVSRSPMQLKGGHAKQRRHPGMISSQDNATAHYGAVTSLKATEDGMYLLSAGSDSRLRLWDIESGCNTLVNFETVRLQNSKGIQLAVSQDSSLVFVPCMSSVKAFDLWTGNTSQTFRGHYECVNCCWLAEQNQELYTGGNDRKILVWSPAELCADDVENTGMNGKFIRRDEDYWSD; from the exons ATGTCGTGGAGAGAGATTACAAGTAGAGAAATGGGTCAATTACGCCCGAGTTCTTTATCCCGTCGCTTTCGATCTCGTCGTATTTCTTCTCTCCATCTTTCTAACTTTAAAGAGTTCGTTTCTCCTCATCGTGGTGCCGTCAATTCTCTCCAG GTTGACTTAACAGAGGGGCGATATTTGCTTTCCGCTGCTTCAGATGCATCTGCTGCTGTCTTTGATGTTCAATGTGCTTCGTTGTATGAGGCTGGAGGCCTCCTTGCGAGGCATAAATGCCTTTTCTCTGTTGATAAACAGCACCAACAAGGACACAAGTATGCTATATCCTCTGCCACTTGGTATCCAATTGATACCGGGCTGTTTGTGACTGGGAGCTATGATCATCATGTCAATGTTTGGGATACCAATACTACACAG GTGGTTATGAATTTTAAGATGCCTGGAAAAGTTTACAAGACTGGTATGTGTCCTATTGCAACCTCCCATATGCTAATAGCAGTTGGAAGTGAAGATGTTCAAGTTCGTCTTTGTGACATTGCTTCAGGGGCATTTGCTCATACATTGTCTGGCCATCGGG ACGGTGTGATGACAGTTGAATGGTCCACATCTAGTGAATGGATTTTGATGACGGGGGGATGTGATGGTGCCATACGTTATTGGGATATTAGACGTGCTGGATGCTTTCGTGTTTTGGATCAGTCTAAATCTCAGCTTGGCAGACGACCTCCACTGTTGGAACGTTCTCTTTTGGAAAAG GCAACATCATCCAAGGCAGCGGAGCTGCATTCATCTGTAAGGAACAGGGGACAGCAGAAAAAAGTTTCTTTAGGTAATGGTACAAAACTTTCTGCTGTGTCTAGATCACCCATGCAACTAAAGGGAGGACATGCAAAACAAAGGCGTCATCCTGGGATGATATCAAGTCAAGATAATGCAACTGCTCATTATGGTGCTGTCACGAGCTTGAAAGCAACTGAGGATGGCATGTACCTTCTCAGTGCAG GTTCTGACTCCAGATTGAGGTTGTGGGATATTGAATCTGGCTGCAACACACTAGTGAATTTTGAGACGGTTCGCTTGCAAAACAGTAAAGGAATACAGTTGGCAGTGTCTCAGGATTCTTCTCTTGTGTTTGTTCCATGCATGTCATCTGTGAAA GCATTTGATCTTTGGACTGGTAACACATCTCAGACTTTTCGTGGCCACTATGAATGTGTCAATTGTTGCTGGTTGGCTGAACAAAATCAG GAGTTGTACACAGGTGGAAATGATAGGAAGATACTTGTTTGGTCTCCAGCCGAATTATGTGCTGATGATGTG GAAAATACTGGTATGAATGGAAAATTTATTAGAAGAGATGAGGATTATTGGAGCGATTAA